One window of Quercus robur chromosome 12, dhQueRobu3.1, whole genome shotgun sequence genomic DNA carries:
- the LOC126710533 gene encoding tubulin alpha chain-like has product MRECISIHIGQAGIQVGNACWELYCLEHGIQPDGQMPSDKTVGGGDDAFNTFFSETGAGKHVPRAVFVDLEPTVIDEVRTGTYRQLFHPEQLISGKEDAANNFARGHYTIGKEIVDLCLDRIRKLADNCTGLQGFLVFNAVGGGTGSGLGSLLLERLSVDYGKKSKLGFTVYPSPQVSTSVVEPYNSVLSTHSLLEHTDVAVLLDNEAIYDICRRSLDIERPTYTNLNRLVSQVISSLTASLRFDGALNVDVTEFQTNLVPYPRIHFMLSSYAPVISAEKAYHEQLSVAEITNSAFEPSSMMAKCDPRHGKYMACCLMYRGDVVPKDVNAAVATIKTKRTIQFVDWCPTGFKCGINYQPPTVVPGGDLAKVQRAVCMISNSTSVAEVFSRIDHKFDLMYAKRAFVHWYVGEGMEEGEFSEAREDLAALEKDYEEVGAESAEGEDGDEGDEY; this is encoded by the exons atgagagagtgcATTTCGATCCACATCGGTCAGGCCGGTATTCAGGTCGGGAATGCTTGCTGGGAACTTTACTGCCTCGAGCATGGCATTCAG CCTGATGGCCAGATGCCGAGTGATAAGACTGTCGGCGGAGGAGACGATGCCTTCAACACCTTCTTCAGTGAAACTGGTGCCGGAAAGCACGTTCCTCGTGCCGTCTTTGTTGATCTGGAGCCCACTGTCATCGACGAAGTGAGGACCGGAACATACCGCCAGCTATTCCACCCTGAGCAACTCATCAGCGGCAAGGAAGATGCTGCCAACAACTTTGCCCGTGGCCACTACACCA TTGGGAAAGAGATTGTTGATCTTTGCTTGGATAGGATCCGAAAGCTTGCAGATAACTGCACTGGTCTACAAGGCTTCTTGGTTTTCAATGCTGTTGGTGGCGGTACCGGATCTGGTCTTGGATCGCTACTTTTGGAGCGTCTCTCTGTTGATTATGGCAAAAAGTCGAAGCTTGGTTTCACTGTCTATCCCTCACCACAGGTCTCCACATCCGTTGTAGAGCCTTACAACAGCGTCCTTTCCACACATTCCCTCCTCGAGCACACTGATGTCGCCGTGCTTCTCGACAATGAGGCTATCTATGACATTTGCAGGCGATCCCTTGACATCGAGCGCCCCACTTACACCAATCTCAACCGCCTTGTCTCTCAG GTGATCTCGTCCCTGACTGCCTCTTTGAGGTTTGATGGAGCCTTGAATGTTGATGTGACCGAGTTCCAGACCAACTTGGTTCCATACCCGAGGATCCATTTCATGCTTTCTTCCTATGCTCCTGTCATCTCCGCCGAGAAGGCATACCACGAGCAGCTTTCAGTGGCTGAGATTACCAATAGTGCCTTCGAGCCCTCTTCTATGATGGCAAAATGTGACCCCCGCCATGGGAAATACATGGCTTGCTGTTTGATGTACCGTGGTGATGTTGTGCCCAAGGATGTGAATGCGGCTGTGGCCACCATCAAGACTAAGCGCACAATCCAGTTTGTTGATTGGTGCCCTACTGGGTTTAAGTGCGGTATCAATTACCAACCGCCGACTGTTGTTCCGGGAGGCGATCTTGCTAAAGTTCAGAGGGCTGTTTGCATGATCTCTAACTCAACCAGTGTTGCCGAGGTGTTCTCTAGGATTGACCACAAGTTTGATCTCATGTATGCCAAGCGTGCCTTTGTGCACTGGTACGTTGGTGAGGGTATGGAGGAAGGAGAGTTCTCGGAGGCTCGTGAGGATCTTGCTGCGCTGGAGAAGGATTATGAGGAGGTCGGTGCAGAGTCTGCTGAGGGAGAGGACGGTGATGAAGGAGATGAATACTAG
- the LOC126710532 gene encoding xylulose kinase 2, which yields MEELSLPQDSYFLGFDSSTQSLKATVLDSNLNIVNSELVHFDTELPHYKTKDGVYRDPSDNGRIVSPTLMWVEALDLMLQKLSKKLDFGKIAAVSGSGQQHGSVYWKSGSSAILSSLDPKKALVDQLGSAFSVKESPIWMDSSTTAQCRDIEKAVGGALELARLTGSRAHERYTGPQIRKIFETQPEVYHDTERISLVSSFVASLLIGSYACIDETDGAGMNLMDIKQRAWSKLALEATAPNLEEKLGKLAPAHAVAGSIASYFVERFHFNKNCLVVQWSGDNPNSLAGLTLNTPGDLAISVGTSDTVFGITKEPQPRLEGHVFPNPVDPENYMVMLVYKNGSLTREDVRNRYAEKSWEVFNKYLQQTPPLNGGKMGFYYKEHEILPPLPVGFHRYVLENFSGNTLEGVNEKEVEEFDHPSEVRALIEGQFLSMRAHAERFGMPSPPKRIIATGGASANQSILSSIASIFGCDVYTVKRPDSASLGAALRAAHGWLCSKKGSFVPISSLYKDKLEKTSLSCKLSVNAGDKQLVSKYALFMEKRVEIENRLVQKLGRW from the exons ATGGAGGAATTGTCTCTCCCTCAAGACTCATACTTTCTTGGATTTGACAGCTCTACTCA gtccTTAAAGGCAACTGTGTTGGATTCCAATCTCAACATTGTTAATTCAGAGCTGGTTCATTTTGATACTGAGTTGCCTCATTACAAAACCAAAGATGGGGTTTACAGGGACCCCTCTGATAATGGCAGAATAGTCTCACCCACATTAATGTGGGTGGAAGCTTTGGATCTCATGCTTCAAAAACTGTcgaaaaaattggattttgggAAAATTGCTGCTGTTTCAGGTAGTGGACAGCAACACGGTAGTGTGTATTGGAAGAGTGGCAGTTCTGCAATATTATCTTCATTGGATCCCAAGAAGGCATTGGTGGATCAGCTTGGCAGTGCCTTTTCCGTAAAGGAATCGCCTATATGGATGGACAGCAGCACTACTGCACAATGTAGAGATATTGAAAAGGCTGTTGGAGGAGCTTTGGAATTAGCTCGACTTACAGGGTCACGTGCTCATGAAAGATATACTGGCCCCCAAATTAGGAAGATATTCGAGACGCAGCCGGAAGTTTATCATGACACTGAGAGGATATCCCTTGTTAGCTCTTTCGTGGCGTCTCTTCTGATTGGCTCTTATGCTTGTATTGATGAAACTGATGGTGCCGGGATGAACTTGATGGACATAAAGCAAAGGGCCTGGTCTAAGTTAGCTTTAGAG GCCACTGCCCCTAATTTGGAGGAAAAACTTGGGAAGTTAGCCCCTGCCCATGCTGTTGCTGGTTCTATTGCTTCCTACTTTGTGGAGAG GTTCCACTTCAATAAGAATTGCTTGGTTGTTCAGTGGTCTGGAGACAACCCTAACAGTCTTGCAG GTTTAACCCTAAATACTCCAGGAGATTTGGCAATTAGTGTTGGCACTAGTGACACT GTCTTTGGGATCACTAAAGAGCCTCAACCTAGACTGGAAGGACACGTTTTCCCAAATCCTGTGGACCCTGAAAACTACATGGTAATGCTGGTCTACAAGAATGGTTCCCTTACTCGTGAAG ATGTGCGCAACCGTTATGCGGAGAAGTCTTGGGAAGTTTTCAATAAATATCTTCAGCAAACTCCACCTTTGAATG GTGGAAAGATGGGTTTCTACTACAAGGAGCATGAAATTCTTCCTCCCCTCCCAG TTGGCTTCCATCGCTATGTACTTGAAAATTTCTCAGGCAACACCTTGGAGGGTGTGAATGAGAAGGAAGTAGAGGAATTTGATCATCCTTCTGAG GTCCGGGCATTAATTGAAGGTCAGTTCCTCTCAATGCGAGCTCACGCAGAAAGATTTGGGATGCCTTCTCCTCCAAAACGAATAATAGCTACCGGGGGAGCATCAGCAAATCAAAGCATCCTTAGCTCAATAGCTTCCATTTTTGGTTGTGACGTCTATACAGTCAAAAGACCTG ATTCAGCATCCCTAGGAGCTGCCTTGAGGGCTGCTCATGGTTGGCTGTGCAGCAAAAAGGGCAGTTTTGTACCCATCTCATCCTTGTACAAGGACAAGTTGGAGAAGACATCTCTCAGCTGCAAGCTATCAGTGAATGCTGGTGACAAACAACTGGTTTCAAAGTATGCCTTGTTCATGGAGAAAAGGGTCGAGATAGAGAACCGCCTTGTGCAAAAGCTCGGACGTTGGTAA
- the LOC126710531 gene encoding uncharacterized protein LOC126710531 isoform X3 translates to MISFNLPVGRYEGPPTSAVILKFELMYAPALTKGSEILASLDTSPSAVHEFRIPPKALLGLHSYCPVHFDTFHAVLVDVSIHTSLLKVGSSMSPLKVPSGSSTAQDDAGDSSIGSKVASVDFKDVMLVKALLTARDILLEELLKLSRAIDQAVDLTDFISNMDDTNLFGSVLKKNLGAADEVSGQGKPRNGLERANGSLDFRSEELLRRLSRGDLLNSFHSLGDQVSYLWNTFLHFHRSNERKILEFLHDAWAKDRRAEWSIWMVHSKVEMPHHYLNSGGDESSHNGSHKRVSSLWKLTDDPAQTAATRAELHRRSIAQMNINNRSIQDMQIFGNPSHIPIVIVERVMNARWRSSSENSYLRHFDVIDSMGPLTGPSSAAANKKSGSGSLQNGRVLRIVVFVHGFQGHHLDLRLVRNQWLLIDPKTEFLMSEANEDKTSDDFREMGLRLAQEVVSFVKKKMDKFSRSGRLGDIKLSFVGHSIGNVILRTALAESIMEPFLRYLYTYVSISGPHLGYLYSSNSLFNSGLWLLKKFKGTQCIHQLTFTDDPDLQNTFFYKLCKQKTLENFKHIILLSSPQDGYVPYHSARIETCQAASWDFSKKGKLFLEMLNDCLDQIRAPSSEQRVFIRCDVNFDTSSYGKNLNSFIGRAAHIEFLESDIFARFLMWSFPELFR, encoded by the exons ATGATCTCATTTAATCTACCTGTTGGTAGATATGAG GGTCCACCCACTTCTGCAGTTATTTTGAAGTTTGAGCTTATGTATGCTCCAGCCCTTACAAAAGG GTCTGAGATACTGGCTTCTCTTGATACTTCCCCTTCTGCAGTGCATGAATTTCGAATTCCTCCTAAAGCTCTTCTAGGGTTGCATTCTTATTGCCCTGTTCATTTCGATACTTTCCATGCTGTGCTTGTTGATGTAAGCATACACACCAGTCTACTGAAAGTTGGTTCTTCCATGTCCCCCCTGAAGGTACCCAG TGGTTCCAGCACTGCTCAAGATGATGCAGGTGACAGTTCCATTGGGTCGAAA GTTGCTTCTGTAGATTTTAAAGACGTCATGCTTGTTAAAGCATTATTAACTGCTCGTGACATCTTGCTTGAAGAGCTACTAAAACTTAGCCGAGCAATTGACCAAGCTGTTGATTTGACTGATTTTATATCCAACATGGATGATACAAATTTGTTTGGTTCTGTcctgaaaaaaaatttgggtgcTGCAGATGAAGTTTCAGGACAAGGCAAGCCACGAAATGGTCTTGAG AGAGCAAATGGTAGTCTAGATTTTCGAAGTGAGGAATTGCTTCGCCGCTTATCTAGGGGTGATTTGTTGAACTCTTTTCATTCACTGGGTGATCAAGTGTCATATTTATGGAATACTTTTTTGCATTTCCACAG GTCTAATGAAAGGAAGATATTGGAATTCCTGCATGATGCATGGGCTAAGGATCGGAGAGCTGAATGGTCAATATGGATGGTACACTCTAAGGTTGAGATGCCTCATCACTATTTAAATAGTGGAGGTGATGAGTCTTCCCATAATGGTTCCCATAAAAGAGTTTCAAGTTTGTGGAAGTTAACTGATGAT CCTGCCCAAACTGCAGCTACACGTGCTGAGCTTCATAGGCGAAGTATTGCACAGATGAAT ATCAACAATCGGTCAATTCAAGACATGCAAATATTTGGAAATCCATCACATATTCCTATTGTAATTGTAGAACGTGTGATGAATGCTAGGTGGCGCTCTTCTAGTGAAAATTCATACTTGAGACATTTCGATGTGATAGATTCGATGGGCCCACTCACTGGACCCAGCTCTGCAGCTGCCAACAAGAAATCTGGTTCTGGCTCACTCCAAAATGGTCGTGTTTTGAGGATTGTTGTCTTTGTGCACGGGTTTCAG GGGCATCACCTGGATTTACGGCTTGTTAGAAATCAGTGGCTTCTGATTGACCCAAAGACAGAGTTTCTTATGTCTGAAGCAAATGAAGACAAAACATCTGATGATTTCAGAGAAATGGGACTAAGGCTTGCTCAGGAAGTGGTTTCTTTCGTTAAAAAAAAGATGGATAAATTTTCAAGATCTGGACGCTTAGGAGACATTAAGCTTAGTTTTGTGGGACATTCTATTGGAAATGTGATTTTAAGAACAGCATTAGCAG agAGCATTATGGAGCCATTCCTGAGATACTTATATACATATGTTTCTATATCTGGTCCGCACTTGGGATATCTTTATAGTTCAAACTCTTTATTTAACTCTGGGCTGTGGCTTTTGAAGAAGTTTAAGGGCACACAGTGCATTCATCAGCTTACTTTCACAGATGACCCAGATCTCCAAAATACATTCTTCTACAAGCTGTGTAAG CAGAAAACACTGGAGAATTTCAAGCATATCATCCTGTTATCTTCACCTCAG GATGGTTACGTTCCATACCATTCAGCCAGAATTGAAACTTGCCAAGCAGCCTCTTGGGACTTCTCAAAAAAGGGAAAACTATTTCTAGAGATGCTAAATGATTGCTTGGACCAGATACGAGCCCCTTCTTCTGAGCAGCGAGTATTCATTCGCTGTGATGTCAACTTTGATACGTCCTCCTATGGCAAGAATTTGAACTCCTTCATCGGACGTGCTGCTCATATTGAGTTTTTGGAGTCTGACATTTTTGCAAGATTCTTAATGTGGTCTTTCCCTGAATTATTTCGTTAA
- the LOC126710531 gene encoding uncharacterized protein LOC126710531 isoform X1, whose translation MYRHLGWFIGLKYRTWSAKRLPDAKPHPARVKPVAMLDTAQEIAIYIHRFHNLDLFQQGWYQIKITLRWEDDDYTSLGTPARVVQYEVPDLGSDDVYGVWRIDDTDNSFSTQPFRIKYARQDVLLSIMISFNLPVGRYEGPPTSAVILKFELMYAPALTKGSEILASLDTSPSAVHEFRIPPKALLGLHSYCPVHFDTFHAVLVDVSIHTSLLKVGSSMSPLKVPSGSSTAQDDAGDSSIGSKVASVDFKDVMLVKALLTARDILLEELLKLSRAIDQAVDLTDFISNMDDTNLFGSVLKKNLGAADEVSGQGKPRNGLERANGSLDFRSEELLRRLSRGDLLNSFHSLGDQVSYLWNTFLHFHRSNERKILEFLHDAWAKDRRAEWSIWMVHSKVEMPHHYLNSGGDESSHNGSHKRVSSLWKLTDDPAQTAATRAELHRRSIAQMNINNRSIQDMQIFGNPSHIPIVIVERVMNARWRSSSENSYLRHFDVIDSMGPLTGPSSAAANKKSGSGSLQNGRVLRIVVFVHGFQGHHLDLRLVRNQWLLIDPKTEFLMSEANEDKTSDDFREMGLRLAQEVVSFVKKKMDKFSRSGRLGDIKLSFVGHSIGNVILRTALAESIMEPFLRYLYTYVSISGPHLGYLYSSNSLFNSGLWLLKKFKGTQCIHQLTFTDDPDLQNTFFYKLCKQKTLENFKHIILLSSPQDGYVPYHSARIETCQAASWDFSKKGKLFLEMLNDCLDQIRAPSSEQRVFIRCDVNFDTSSYGKNLNSFIGRAAHIEFLESDIFARFLMWSFPELFR comes from the exons ATGTATCGGCATTTGGGGTGGTTCATTGGTTTGAAATATAGGACTTGGTCAGCAAAGAGGTTGCCTGATGCTAAGCCCCACCCGGCCAGGGTTAAGCCGGTGGCTATGTTGGACACTGCACAGGAAATTGCCATTTACATTCATAGGTTTCACAATCTTGACCTTTTCCAGCAGGG ATGGTATCAAATTAAGATTACTTTGAGATGGGAAGATGATGACTATACTTCTTTGGGAACTCCAGCAAGAGTTGTTCAATATGAAG TTCCTGATCTGGGTTCTGATGATGTATATGGAGTATGGAGGATTGATGACACAGACAACAGTTTCTCAACCCAGCCTTTCCGGATCAAGTATGCAAGGCAGGATGTTCTCTTATCCATCATGATCTCATTTAATCTACCTGTTGGTAGATATGAG GGTCCACCCACTTCTGCAGTTATTTTGAAGTTTGAGCTTATGTATGCTCCAGCCCTTACAAAAGG GTCTGAGATACTGGCTTCTCTTGATACTTCCCCTTCTGCAGTGCATGAATTTCGAATTCCTCCTAAAGCTCTTCTAGGGTTGCATTCTTATTGCCCTGTTCATTTCGATACTTTCCATGCTGTGCTTGTTGATGTAAGCATACACACCAGTCTACTGAAAGTTGGTTCTTCCATGTCCCCCCTGAAGGTACCCAG TGGTTCCAGCACTGCTCAAGATGATGCAGGTGACAGTTCCATTGGGTCGAAA GTTGCTTCTGTAGATTTTAAAGACGTCATGCTTGTTAAAGCATTATTAACTGCTCGTGACATCTTGCTTGAAGAGCTACTAAAACTTAGCCGAGCAATTGACCAAGCTGTTGATTTGACTGATTTTATATCCAACATGGATGATACAAATTTGTTTGGTTCTGTcctgaaaaaaaatttgggtgcTGCAGATGAAGTTTCAGGACAAGGCAAGCCACGAAATGGTCTTGAG AGAGCAAATGGTAGTCTAGATTTTCGAAGTGAGGAATTGCTTCGCCGCTTATCTAGGGGTGATTTGTTGAACTCTTTTCATTCACTGGGTGATCAAGTGTCATATTTATGGAATACTTTTTTGCATTTCCACAG GTCTAATGAAAGGAAGATATTGGAATTCCTGCATGATGCATGGGCTAAGGATCGGAGAGCTGAATGGTCAATATGGATGGTACACTCTAAGGTTGAGATGCCTCATCACTATTTAAATAGTGGAGGTGATGAGTCTTCCCATAATGGTTCCCATAAAAGAGTTTCAAGTTTGTGGAAGTTAACTGATGAT CCTGCCCAAACTGCAGCTACACGTGCTGAGCTTCATAGGCGAAGTATTGCACAGATGAAT ATCAACAATCGGTCAATTCAAGACATGCAAATATTTGGAAATCCATCACATATTCCTATTGTAATTGTAGAACGTGTGATGAATGCTAGGTGGCGCTCTTCTAGTGAAAATTCATACTTGAGACATTTCGATGTGATAGATTCGATGGGCCCACTCACTGGACCCAGCTCTGCAGCTGCCAACAAGAAATCTGGTTCTGGCTCACTCCAAAATGGTCGTGTTTTGAGGATTGTTGTCTTTGTGCACGGGTTTCAG GGGCATCACCTGGATTTACGGCTTGTTAGAAATCAGTGGCTTCTGATTGACCCAAAGACAGAGTTTCTTATGTCTGAAGCAAATGAAGACAAAACATCTGATGATTTCAGAGAAATGGGACTAAGGCTTGCTCAGGAAGTGGTTTCTTTCGTTAAAAAAAAGATGGATAAATTTTCAAGATCTGGACGCTTAGGAGACATTAAGCTTAGTTTTGTGGGACATTCTATTGGAAATGTGATTTTAAGAACAGCATTAGCAG agAGCATTATGGAGCCATTCCTGAGATACTTATATACATATGTTTCTATATCTGGTCCGCACTTGGGATATCTTTATAGTTCAAACTCTTTATTTAACTCTGGGCTGTGGCTTTTGAAGAAGTTTAAGGGCACACAGTGCATTCATCAGCTTACTTTCACAGATGACCCAGATCTCCAAAATACATTCTTCTACAAGCTGTGTAAG CAGAAAACACTGGAGAATTTCAAGCATATCATCCTGTTATCTTCACCTCAG GATGGTTACGTTCCATACCATTCAGCCAGAATTGAAACTTGCCAAGCAGCCTCTTGGGACTTCTCAAAAAAGGGAAAACTATTTCTAGAGATGCTAAATGATTGCTTGGACCAGATACGAGCCCCTTCTTCTGAGCAGCGAGTATTCATTCGCTGTGATGTCAACTTTGATACGTCCTCCTATGGCAAGAATTTGAACTCCTTCATCGGACGTGCTGCTCATATTGAGTTTTTGGAGTCTGACATTTTTGCAAGATTCTTAATGTGGTCTTTCCCTGAATTATTTCGTTAA
- the LOC126710531 gene encoding uncharacterized protein LOC126710531 isoform X2, whose protein sequence is MYRHLGWFIGLKYRTWSAKRLPDAKPHPARVKPVAMLDTAQEIAIYIHRFHNLDLFQQGWYQIKITLRWEDDDYTSLGTPARVVQYEVPDLGSDDVYGVWRIDDTDNSFSTQPFRIKYARQDVLLSIMISFNLPVGRYEGPPTSAVILKFELMYAPALTKGSEILASLDTSPSAVHEFRIPPKALLGLHSYCPVHFDTFHAVLVDVSIHTSLLKVGSSMSPLKVPSGSSTAQDDAGDSSIGSKVASVDFKDVMLVKALLTARDILLEELLKLSRAIDQAVDLTDFISNMDDTNLFGSVLKKNLGAADEVSGQGKPRNGLERANGSLDFRSEELLRRLSRGDLLNSFHSLGDQVSYLWNTFLHFHRSNERKILEFLHDAWAKDRRAEWSIWMVHSKVEMPHHYLNSGGDESSHNGSHKRVSSLWKLTDDPAQTAATRAELHRRSIAQMNINNRSIQDMQIFGNPSHIPIVIVERVMNARWRSSSENSYLRHFDVIDSMGPLTGPSSAAANKKSGSGSLQNGRVLRIVVFVHGFQGHHLDLRLVRNQWLLIDPKTEFLMSEANEDKTSDDFREMGLRLAQEVVSFVKKKMDKFSRSGRLGDIKLSFVGHSIGNVILRTALAESIMEPFLRYLYTYVSISGPHLGYLYSSNSLFNSGLWLLKKFKGTQCIHQLTFTDDPDLQNTFFYKLCKKTLENFKHIILLSSPQDGYVPYHSARIETCQAASWDFSKKGKLFLEMLNDCLDQIRAPSSEQRVFIRCDVNFDTSSYGKNLNSFIGRAAHIEFLESDIFARFLMWSFPELFR, encoded by the exons ATGTATCGGCATTTGGGGTGGTTCATTGGTTTGAAATATAGGACTTGGTCAGCAAAGAGGTTGCCTGATGCTAAGCCCCACCCGGCCAGGGTTAAGCCGGTGGCTATGTTGGACACTGCACAGGAAATTGCCATTTACATTCATAGGTTTCACAATCTTGACCTTTTCCAGCAGGG ATGGTATCAAATTAAGATTACTTTGAGATGGGAAGATGATGACTATACTTCTTTGGGAACTCCAGCAAGAGTTGTTCAATATGAAG TTCCTGATCTGGGTTCTGATGATGTATATGGAGTATGGAGGATTGATGACACAGACAACAGTTTCTCAACCCAGCCTTTCCGGATCAAGTATGCAAGGCAGGATGTTCTCTTATCCATCATGATCTCATTTAATCTACCTGTTGGTAGATATGAG GGTCCACCCACTTCTGCAGTTATTTTGAAGTTTGAGCTTATGTATGCTCCAGCCCTTACAAAAGG GTCTGAGATACTGGCTTCTCTTGATACTTCCCCTTCTGCAGTGCATGAATTTCGAATTCCTCCTAAAGCTCTTCTAGGGTTGCATTCTTATTGCCCTGTTCATTTCGATACTTTCCATGCTGTGCTTGTTGATGTAAGCATACACACCAGTCTACTGAAAGTTGGTTCTTCCATGTCCCCCCTGAAGGTACCCAG TGGTTCCAGCACTGCTCAAGATGATGCAGGTGACAGTTCCATTGGGTCGAAA GTTGCTTCTGTAGATTTTAAAGACGTCATGCTTGTTAAAGCATTATTAACTGCTCGTGACATCTTGCTTGAAGAGCTACTAAAACTTAGCCGAGCAATTGACCAAGCTGTTGATTTGACTGATTTTATATCCAACATGGATGATACAAATTTGTTTGGTTCTGTcctgaaaaaaaatttgggtgcTGCAGATGAAGTTTCAGGACAAGGCAAGCCACGAAATGGTCTTGAG AGAGCAAATGGTAGTCTAGATTTTCGAAGTGAGGAATTGCTTCGCCGCTTATCTAGGGGTGATTTGTTGAACTCTTTTCATTCACTGGGTGATCAAGTGTCATATTTATGGAATACTTTTTTGCATTTCCACAG GTCTAATGAAAGGAAGATATTGGAATTCCTGCATGATGCATGGGCTAAGGATCGGAGAGCTGAATGGTCAATATGGATGGTACACTCTAAGGTTGAGATGCCTCATCACTATTTAAATAGTGGAGGTGATGAGTCTTCCCATAATGGTTCCCATAAAAGAGTTTCAAGTTTGTGGAAGTTAACTGATGAT CCTGCCCAAACTGCAGCTACACGTGCTGAGCTTCATAGGCGAAGTATTGCACAGATGAAT ATCAACAATCGGTCAATTCAAGACATGCAAATATTTGGAAATCCATCACATATTCCTATTGTAATTGTAGAACGTGTGATGAATGCTAGGTGGCGCTCTTCTAGTGAAAATTCATACTTGAGACATTTCGATGTGATAGATTCGATGGGCCCACTCACTGGACCCAGCTCTGCAGCTGCCAACAAGAAATCTGGTTCTGGCTCACTCCAAAATGGTCGTGTTTTGAGGATTGTTGTCTTTGTGCACGGGTTTCAG GGGCATCACCTGGATTTACGGCTTGTTAGAAATCAGTGGCTTCTGATTGACCCAAAGACAGAGTTTCTTATGTCTGAAGCAAATGAAGACAAAACATCTGATGATTTCAGAGAAATGGGACTAAGGCTTGCTCAGGAAGTGGTTTCTTTCGTTAAAAAAAAGATGGATAAATTTTCAAGATCTGGACGCTTAGGAGACATTAAGCTTAGTTTTGTGGGACATTCTATTGGAAATGTGATTTTAAGAACAGCATTAGCAG agAGCATTATGGAGCCATTCCTGAGATACTTATATACATATGTTTCTATATCTGGTCCGCACTTGGGATATCTTTATAGTTCAAACTCTTTATTTAACTCTGGGCTGTGGCTTTTGAAGAAGTTTAAGGGCACACAGTGCATTCATCAGCTTACTTTCACAGATGACCCAGATCTCCAAAATACATTCTTCTACAAGCTGTGTAAG AAAACACTGGAGAATTTCAAGCATATCATCCTGTTATCTTCACCTCAG GATGGTTACGTTCCATACCATTCAGCCAGAATTGAAACTTGCCAAGCAGCCTCTTGGGACTTCTCAAAAAAGGGAAAACTATTTCTAGAGATGCTAAATGATTGCTTGGACCAGATACGAGCCCCTTCTTCTGAGCAGCGAGTATTCATTCGCTGTGATGTCAACTTTGATACGTCCTCCTATGGCAAGAATTTGAACTCCTTCATCGGACGTGCTGCTCATATTGAGTTTTTGGAGTCTGACATTTTTGCAAGATTCTTAATGTGGTCTTTCCCTGAATTATTTCGTTAA